Genomic segment of Peromyscus leucopus breed LL Stock chromosome 23, UCI_PerLeu_2.1, whole genome shotgun sequence:
TGGTCTGAAAGGGACTCCCTGGCCCATGTCCCCTAGCAGCAGGTCTCCCTCTGTGTCTCGGTCCAAGGCAGCATCTACATCAGAGGAAAAAGTATGGGTACCTCCGCTGCAGATAGGTGTGGTGGGCGGGCCTGTGATCTCAGCCacagggaggctgaagcaggagcatCTCAAGTTGGGGActagcttgggctatatggcAAGACCTGATCTCAACCAAAAATCCAATTTAGCTGCTCCACACCAAGAGGACAGCCACGTTGGTACGAGACAGAGCAAACTTACCCAACATGGCAGTGCTGATGTCAATGCCCACCCAATAGTGCCCCTCTTCTGAGATGTAGTCTCCACTCAGTCCAGAGCCGCAGCTGGAAGAAACAATCCACAGGCTCTCCCAGAGCTGAACAGTAAGAGACACTCCACCCTACCCAGGCAATGGGACCTGGGGCCCCAGGACCTCACCCGATGTCCAACAGATAAGAGGGCTGACCCTCCGGCAAACAGAGGAGCTCCAATGCTCGCTCAGTCATCTTGGTCTGGATGTCAATCATCCGTGAGCTGGGGAAGTAAAAAAACATGGGAGTGGTCAGGGAGTTCTAGGTCCTAGTTCTCCTAGATCAAAAGGCCACAGTCAACTGGAGGTGCTTTCCTCactgtaaaattttatttatttcatttagtgtgtgtgtgtgtgtgtgtgtgtgtgtgtctgtgtgtgtgcatgtggccgtcagaggccagcttgctccatttggttctcttcttccaacatgtgggttctagggttCGGACTCAGTCAAGAAGCTTGGTGATTaccctgagctatctcaccagcccttgtCCAACATTTTAAACTGACAATTCTAACCTGAACTCAACAAACTCAAATGTCATCATTAAAAGTAGTCCCGTGATGGGCATGGATGTTTCCACAACATTCCACCACCACTCAAAAGGCTGAGACagtgtcgggcggtggtggcgcacgccttcaatcccagcactggggggaggaggggcagagccaggcggatctctgtgagttggaggccagcttggtctacagagcgagatccaggacaggcaccaaaactacacagagaaaccctgttttgagagagagataaaaagggggggtgggctgggcggtggtggcgcacgcctttaatcccagcacttgggaggcagaggcaggcggatctctgtgagttcgaggccagcctggactaccaagtgagtcccaggaaaggtgcaaagctacacagagaaaccctgtcttgaaaaaccaaaaaaaaaaaaaaaaaggggggtgggggggggtgggctgagaCAAAACTAAGAGTTTAAGGCCAATCTgggcaagaccctatctcaaaacaacatcAACATCTCCCCAAGTCCAACTGATACAGTAGCATGTCATTTTACTGTGTACAAATTTTAAGTGCACCAGCTGCAAAGCTGACAGAAATAAGAGCGAATCACTCAGCAGCTGACCAGCCAATGCCTATCTACAACTCTGCTGGGTTTTGATGCTTTATTCCTTAGGAAGGCGTGCTCTCAAAGAGTCATCTGCCGTACTTACTCCCATATGCAGGGCTCAACAACGCACAAGTGTTAGGGATGTgtctcagtggtggagcacttgccccACATCCAACAGGCCCTAAGTTCAATACCCAGTACCTCCAAAAAGCCAAAAACGATTCACCTCAGTAGTAAAAAGTGTGTGCCAAcctgcaccccacccccgggACCTGAAGAGAAAAACCTTACAGCAGTGGTGGCCATGGGGAATGTAACGCAGGCACCAGGTGTGCTGGAGCACACCTCCACAGAACCAGAACCCGAGAGGCAGCGGCAGGCATACCTCTGCGAGTTCacggccagccagggttacacagtgaaactctgtctcaaaaggaaggTGCGGGTGGGAGACAGAGAGTAACTAGATAAGAACAGGGCatagtagtacatgcctataatctccgCATCCAGacggctgaagcaggagggtcactacaagtgaggccagcctgggctacataatgtaaacatatctcaaaaaaaaaaaaaaataggacaaatAAACGGTAATCAGTTTACTTAACCCATTCactaaataatcatttttaaggtCAACATACTCAAAGTGTTATTTCAATATGTAATCAGCAAAAAATTGTGagctgtgtcctttttttttcccttcatctcTCCACATTAAGTCATTCAGACTTACAGAATTTTAATAGCTAGCTACTGACTGCCATATTGAACAGAATAGTTCTACACCTGGTCTGTCCAAAATCAAGGTCACATACAATGAAACCATAGAGTCCTACATGACGGACCATGCCTGCAATTTTAGTCCTTGGAAGGTGAAGACAAGAGGGTCAGGAATTCAGTCACCTCTGATACATAGCAAGTACAAGAATACCCTTAGCTATAAGAGGtcattttcaaacaaataaaaccaaaaaaaaaaaaaaaaaaaaaaaacctatcatgTACAGGATTCAGACGATGTTTCTGTCAATGGTTGCCATGACAATTTAGTGCAGTCATGTATTTAAATAAGGCTCACAATAAACCCATAATGAGTATGTCCTCCCTCTTAATAGTACTGATTCCtttctgggggtgtggctcaatggtaaaactgcctagaatcccccagtgaggggctgggggtgtggctcggtGACAGAGCACGTATACAATATGACAGTAGCCTGTTGGTATCCTCTAACTCTTCTTACTTTACCACATGTTTAAAACACACTGTCAAACGATCTAGTGTAAACTGGAAATGAATACACCTACTCTGGAACCAAGGTACCAAGATCCCTCCAGGACTTCGACGGTTAAAAGTTCACTTTTTACCCTGATCCCTCATTTCCCCCACTCCCAAACTGTAAATGCATTCCAAGCGACGCCCATAATCCAGGCGACTTGCCGATCCCGACCCCCGATGCCATTCAACAGCCATGCTCTCCTCACTTGCGAACGTATTTCCGGGCTTCATTCTGGTCATAAAACTgttgggaagagaaagacacatGGGATATGAGGGGAAGAATCCAAAACCAAGCATTCTAGAAGAAGATTAAGACCTGACAAGACGCTCACCAGCTCTGGCGGTCCGCTGTGCTCAGGTCTCCGGCTCCGAGACGCCATCTCCAGGGTCCCGCAGCACGCTGCTGCCGGCAAGCGCCAGCGCAATGCTTTGACGTCATCAACCCCGCGTCCGCCCCGCAGCGCTTCCGCTCTAAACTTTCCCCGCCTCTCTTTCCATTTGATTGGCTCCGAGGCGGAGGCGCCGCTCACGATGCGCGGTTTCCATTGGCTGGCTGGGCGCCGCCCTGCCCCCGCCACGACATGGCGGCCGCGCGCTGCCTGGGCTGGCCGCTGTCACCTCTATGGAGACTGTGGCAGCCCCGGGGCTTGCCACGGAGTTCGGCCCCGGGCTTGGGCCCGCGAGGGAGGGCTTACTCCCGCACCGCCCTCTATGAGCTTCTGGGCGTCCCCCCGACGGCCACGCAGGCACAGATCAAAGCGGCGTACTACCGGCAGAGCTTCCTCTACCATCCGGATCGCAACCCCGGCAGCACCGAGGCCGCCGAGCGCTTCACGCGCATCTCCGAAGCTTATCTGGTCCTGGGCAGCACCATCCTCCGTCGCAAGTATGACCGAGGTCTGCTCAGAGACCAGGACCTGCGCGGACCCGGCGTCAAGCCCTCCAGGACACCCCCGGCCGACCCCACCCCTCCTCAACCTCCTCCCTATACTCCTCGGGCTCACGGTGGCACTCGGACCTCTACCGGCGACCGTCGCACTATGTTCGACTTTGACGCCTTCTACCAGGCGCACTATGGGGAACAGCTAGAGAGAGAGCGGCGTCTGCGCGCCCGGAGGGAAGCCCTTCGCAAAAAGAAGGAGGGCGGGTCCAACAAGGGGCTCCGCTGGGACGATACCCGAGATGCCACTTTCTTTATCCTCATTTTCCTCCTCTTCGCCTTCTTCGGGTCCCGTGCTTAAtcggagaaaaggagggaaggggaaccagcccaagaaacTTGCTTTTCTTGACTTTTGAACTATTGGTTGCCTTTCTTAACCTTTGAACTATTGGTCTTGGATTGAACTGACTACCTCTAGGGCGGTTTCTTGACTCTCCTAGCACCTTCCCAGCCTGGCTGGTGATCATCAACACATCCTTCTCCTATGGTCCAGAAAAAGAGGCTCTTCCATGGCCAAGAAAGAGCCCCCAGGATGAAGACACCCGAAAACTAGACATTTAAGTGCTTTCCGGAGTCCCCTGGATGCCGGTTTGTTTCTAGAAGTTGCCTTCCAGATGTCAACCCCCAGAACCGTTGCTCTGGTTTTATCCAGAAGCCCTGAGCAAGCTTTGTCTTGTGCCCTGCCACATGATTATACCATGGGGCAGCACATCCTCTGTAACCTTTGAACAGTGCAATACTTCTGGGTTGTCCGCTGCCAAAAAGATTTAATTCTTGGGGCGTGCATGaaacttgtctttctgtgttaCTCCAAGCCACAGGTGAGACTTGATCAATGCTCCAGCAGACGCTGGGGATGTGCCTAGCTCAGTGAGAGAATGCTAGCCCGCAGCAGGtactgggttcagtccccagcactgctaAGGTTGTCCCGTGGCCCCCTTCCCCACCAAGAAAGAAGTTAGTGCAAGATTCCCATTTTACTCAGGTCTGTTTCACACCACCTCTGTCATGTGGGAGCCGGAAAACAAAGCCCTGGAGTATAACGAGTATGTCCGTGCGTCCATATTTATCCAGGGTGTGACCTTGGGGGAAGGTGCCTGTGGGTGTAAACGCAGAAGAGTAAATAATTTGCTCTCCTGAGATCTGTCACTATTACTCATATTCTACTCCACAGTGGTGATGTAGGGGGATGCTACGGGGCCAAGTTCGTCTTGGGACAGTGTGCCTGCCTGTCCTTGGTCTGCCTTTCCTTGTAACTGTGCAGCCTGCTAACTGTGACAAGACTTGGAGCTTGAGTTCCTGAGTGTGGCCCATGCATCTGCAGTGCGGATCATAGGTGCCACAAGTCAAATCCTGCTACCGAGAGGCTGTTGGATTGTGGGAGTAATTTTGGGCCCTGGAGCAgccaggaggagaagcagcaggaggCTCGCTGGTTAGGGTGGAGATGATGTCCAGAGTAGCCTCTGATCGatggaggaggctgaggctggaggattgtgaccaattacatagcaagacttgtctttaaaaagatataaaatgacgggcatagtggctcacacctttaatcacacctttaatcttgggggggagaaaaaaaaagatacaaaaaaagttGAAAACTAGATTCCTCATATGCTGCTGACCAAGGATTGTAATGAGTTTTTGGGAGAGTTGTCATTTGGATTTGGGggaaatttctgttgttttgttttgttgaggtaCTGTctagtaacccaggctggtcatGAACTTTCTTTGTGCCTgatactgaactttttttttttttaaagatttatgtatttatacattatgtatacagtgttctgtctgcatgtatgcctgcaggccagaagagggcgccagatctcattacagatggttctgagccaccatgtggttgctgggaattgaactcaggacctctggaagagcagtcagtgctcctaacctctgagccacctctccagacctgatactgaactcttgatcctcctgcttccaccttctttttttgttgtttttcttttttgagataaggttttcCTGTGAAGCCCCAACTGTtgtagaactagctctgtagaccaggctggccttgaacttacagatactcgactgcttctgcctcccaagagctgggatgacaggtgcgTACCACCATGACCCGGCTCAGATTTCTgggttcttttgcttttttttttttaacaccaaaCAGCTAGTAGTAACTTGTGGTCAGAGCTACAGCAGTCTTGAGGTCTCcttaccagaagagggcatcagattatgagccaccatgtggttcctgggaactgaacacaggacctctggaagagcagttaatactcttaacctctgagccatctctccagcccagaggtgttgctggagggcttctctccaggttccaccaagccctgcagtcccacaatccacgtataaaataatcactcagatgcttatattacttataaactgtatggccgtggcaggcttcttgctaactgttcttatatcttaaattaacctatttctacaaatctataccttgccacgtggctggtggcttaccggcgtctttacatgctgcttgtcctggcggtggctgcagtgtctccctgcctcagccttccgcttttcagaattcttctctctccttgtctcacctacttcctgcttggccactggccaatcagtgttttatttattgaccaatcagagcaatttgacatacagaccatcccacagcacttccccttttcttttttttaaaaaggaaggttttaacttttacacatctccaaagccagcttggtatatttgggaatttgggcgtagcttctcttactacttcctgctggggggaggggcactgtatcttatggggacacaaagaaaattttaagatcatggagtagtccgtgaggctgtatcatctgagccagttgccttgaaacgattctggatgttgaatcatctgggccatggtgtcatcagagacctttcaggtggtcttggctggtcaaaccttatgtatcttaatctggaacaaatccatagcctctggctttctgtagaaacaaaagcagagcctcctttccaaagcaacatatctttacatccaaattttgaagtcaaagtacctttaaaatatacattttggcataactcaacagcttttgtaatcaaatgtttttcttcagttacgaatatcaaagagaacataatccagattctctgtgtgatagccatctttatgtgtcttatttttttttttattaccttgagcctattgctttaaactgcagccttttaagcctgctggctccgcccacttcagcttcccaacatggcggtggtacattttcgaccagctctgggagccattaattctcagaaatagtgggtctatgcttctatcaaagcagcgtgtagcccagaagcctctttttttgttttgtactagcaaaggctaaatccaccactcagcttaatgtgccacttgcagaggcctcattcccgccatactgcaggtcaagcgcacacgccaggaacccgccaggaactcaaaccggcagctgctgtttattttgagagagacaattaggaagctgttttagttccgtttagaatctttttactcaggttttaggtggaaactcttgccaacacattgggcgccatttgtagctagagttttcctgccttgcccacagtcaggacaaatctttgtcacctgccagtcccacagccgctcagacccaaccaagtaaacacagagacttatattgcttacaaactgtatggccgtggcaggcttcttgctaactgttcttatagcttaaattaatccatttccataaatctataccttgccatgtggctggtggcttgctggtgtcttcacatgctgctggtcatggcggcagctggcagtgtctccctgcctcagccttctgcttttcagaattctctctccttgtcccacctacttcctgcctggccactggccaatcaatgttttattttattgaccaatcagagcagtttgacatacagaccatcccacagcccaGAGGTCCCCTTCTGACTCACATTGGGAATGAGCTAGGACATCGTAAGTACACTGACTGGGGGCATGTGTAAAGCCGAGACAATAGCGATCCACAGCAGAGCtcaggatgtggctcagttggtagagtacttgcctggaaTGCACAaatccctgggttccacccccagcactctATAAACCAGACTTGAGgtggtgtaatcccagcacttttgtGAATcacagactggcctagaactttccatcctctgcctcagtctcctgagtgctaggatttcaggcatgcGCTACCACATCCACAGGGGTATCGGAGGCTTTCTGGAGGACATCACGCATGGTTCCCTTGGTATCATTttatcttccctcctcccaagacCGTATTGGGTTTCCCTTTCCCTACTTCCCGTGTGCCCTGGCAAGGGGGGTAAACTTGGCGATGGACATTAGCCCATGCCTCCGAATGTGGCAATGGCGGTAGTGGGTGAAGAGGTGCGTCCCTGTACAGAGCAGGGATAAGCAGCAGGCATGGAGCTGAAGTGTGCAGGCTCCGTCAAGCTGACAGCAAACAAAGATCGTGCATCTGGGGATTGTCTTTTAGTCAGACTGCTAAAACGGGCAAACTGGATAAAATACCCTTTTATACTGACACAGTGGAGGTACAACCGGATTCCTTCCTTCTGAATTCCTTCCCATGCTACAGCTTTGCCCTCTGTCACCGTTCCAGTATCAGTCAAGACAGGACGTGATAGCGTGTGTATATCCCAGCCTGTGGccggctgaagcaggaaggtctccagtttaaggccagcctaggctagatagtgagaccctgtctcaagaaaaaggtCGAAGGGGGGCCTGGTGGTGGACTGGGGAAGCCGAAGCAGGAGGATGACCCATGAGCTTGTGGACCCGctgggtctacatagtgaatttcagagggctatatagtgaggccctgtttcaaaaaggaaagCGGGGTGGGAGTGAGGCCTGTGGAGGACTCGGTGGTTAAGGAGTTTGTCTTGTTCTGTCCCGGGACCtccatggtaggaggagagaccTGTCTACAGAacttctcttctgacctccacagaagcacagtggtgtgtgcatgtgtgtgcatgtgcacccacacacctcacacacagacaaaataaataaacgtagTAAAAAGAGATGTGTAGCTTTAGGCCGGGGAGTTGTTTTCTGGGTCACGACTGACTAAGGAGACCCCCACAACACCACAGGAATGTCCACCAACACACGTTTTGGGAAACAAGAGGTCCTGTATCTTGAACCTATGCGAGGTCACGAGACcctaagaagagagagaaggaccaGCCGGCAGGTCACAGGCCTCTCTTGGCCATTGTCTTGTGGGTGAGGATGCAGAAACCTGGGAATgtggtggctcagctggtaaggtGTTTGCCTGGCATTCACAAAGCCTGGGGTACCAACTGCTGAGCTACATacactgagcatggtggtgaGACCTGTAATCACAAGAGGATCCGAAGTTCAGTGTCATCCTAAGACACAGaggtttaaggctagcctaggctacataaggcctgtctcaaaataaataaaggaaaattaatctCAGACTTTGACTGCTCTCAGTTCAGCCTCCCTGGGATGAAGTCATACTTCCATCTGCCTGTGGATGACATCATAGGGTGCACCCGCCTCACTGGGTGCTACCCCTCATGTAGGTTAGCTCTCAGATCCAACTTGCAACTTAGGTAAGGTACTACCTTACCTGTAGAGCCTCTGAGTTGGTAAGTAGTGCCCTCTCTGTGTTAAAACCATAGTGAGCACCAGGAACAAAGGTTCCATCCCTAACATGGCATCGGTGGAAATGGTGGTGCCATCTGCAAGTCCAGTacacaagaagcagaggcagaaggatgagacGCTCAGGGTCTTCTCCAGGTGCAGTGgaataagcctttaatcccagcattcaggaggcaggagcaggctgatctctgcctctgaggccagccagggctgtgaagtcagatcttgtctcaaaccaTAACAACAAAGAACTAAAGGCAGGTTAGAGAGTTGGGGGCTTTGCGATTTGGttctgtagttaagagcatgcactgcttttgtagagggctgaggtccattcccagcacccatatcaggtggctcacgatggcctgtaactccagcttcaggggatccaacacccttttctggtctctgtggataCCGCACTCACACAtaagacacagacacactggtacataaaacaaatagctgggtggcggtggcggcgccgGCGGCGCCggcggcagcacatgcctttaatcctagcactcaggaggcagatgcaggcagatctctggaagttcaaggccagcctggtctacaaagtaagttccaggacagccagagctacacagagaaaccctgtcttgagaggaaaaaaaaaaaagactcttgttctggagctgaagagatcactcagcaattaagagcactgtctgctctttcttccaaaggacctgggttcaattcccagcacacacattgcagctcacaactctTTGTAAGTTCCAAGGGATAAGGAATCCAACATAcaaagatatacatgcaggcaaaacaccaatgcacatttaaaaattaaaaagggagaGAGGCAAAAATGGAGTAGAGCCCCACAGCCTGCTGGGActtgtgtttaaaagaaaaaaaatatataaaataattctctaaaaagaaaaagtatggccaggtggtggtgcacacctttaattgaagcacccaggaagcagaggcaggctgacctctgtgagttcgaggccagcctggtctacagagtgagttccaggacagccagagctacacagagaaaccctgtctcaaaaaaacaaaaagaaaaaacagaaaaaagaaaaaggatgaagcATTTGAGGCTAGCTTGTGCTACACATGAGACAGTGTACAAACAATCACATAAAGACCACATAAGAAAGAGAAGCTGAATGATAGAGAAAGAGAGGGCGGGAACATTTCTCATAGAAACGGACTGCTTTGCTTCTTCACCTTGCTGACCCCTGCATGGATTTGAGTCTGGGCCGATGAGATGGCTCACCAGCTTaccaccaagactgacaacctgagtcacTCCTGATCCCCAGGATCtacagtagaaagagagaaccatctcccacaagttgtcctctgacctccgctcctgcctgtgcgcacacacacacaaatatatatataatatatattggtttttcgagacagggtttctctgtgtagctttgcacctttcctagatctcgctctgtagaccaggctggcctcgaactcacaaagatctgcctggctctgcctcctgagtgctgggattaaaggtgtgtgacaccaccgtCCAGCCAAATATGTTTTTTATAACCTTTGTTTTAAACAGAAAGATGATTAtaaatcttcaattttttttcaaagctgggattgaacccagaattTGCACGTGCTAGGCAACTACTTTgccattgagccacaccccaccccagccctcagtGGGGGATTCTAGACACTGTCTACCTACTTTGGAGTTACAGAGTCTCAGCTCCTGAGTGTAAGTCACTTTAGTTAGGAGTCGTGGTTGGTTTGTTATCGTTTGGGAGACAGTGTATTTCtatgtagcctagggtggcctggAGTTGCCTGTATTCTTTACAGGTACACTAAGGATCTTGAAGGGCTTAGCCAAATGCAGAAGTTCTTGGTACAGTCACAACCCTTCAACTCAGTCCTGAGGGTAACCTGGTGTATAGTGGGATAAACCCACAGCTAGCCCAGATAGTGGAAACCATCCTTGTTTCTGTCCCTGGGTGATTAGGGCTAAGCTCTTAGCCAGAGCTCTGTAGAGATCATAGGCTGGTCAGTAACTGCTTGACTTGGTGAACCTTGGTTGGCACATTGTTCGCTTAGCAGGACATactggcgcacaccttttatccgagcccttggaaggcagaggcaagtggatctctgaatcaaggctagcttggtctatagaatgagaacCTAtctaaagaagaggaggaggaaggaagtctATTTAATACCAACATGTTTCCTACTTGAAAAATGAGGGGCTCTGGGGAAAATATATAGAAACTGGCCCAAACAAAACCATGAGTATCAGACTTCCTggggcagcaccattcccagAAGAATGGTTCACTGGAAGATGTtttcaccaagcctgacaaacgGAGTTCAGTCCCGACATGGTGGACAGATCTGACTCCAGCAAATTAATGCGCCTGCAGGAGCAAGCACGCGTACATtcgcccacccacccacccactcacacaaATAAGTGTAATTAAACAAGcagatctggggctggagagatggctcagcagttaaaaatatttgcgtttcctcctcttccagaggaccagattcAATTCTCTGAACCTACTTACTGGGTTCTGCTCCAAAGGAtcaaatgccatcttctggcatccaaaggcacacacacaagcaggtgcacagacacacagagacacataaataaataataaatcttcaacaagcaacaacaaaaacaacttcctGTCTGGGCATGGGTATCCACATAGTAAGCagtccagaaacctttttttttttttttcaaaaccagaACTGGGCAGAAaaggaggctcagtggttaagcgcacctgctgtgcaagcgtgaggatgGAGTTTAGTTCTCAGTATCTAGGTAATAAGCCATTCCTCCCATACACTCCCGTAACCCCAAGTCTGAGGGGGCAGAGACATGGCGATTGCTGGGGTTCGACAGCTGAGAAAATGTGAGCCccaagttcagggagagaccctgcctcaaaagaataagGAGGGTAATAGGAGAGGAcacttgatgccctcttctggcttctgtaagcCTAGGAGCACACACcctcccaatacacacacacacacacacacacacacacacacacacacacacgcacacacagactcacacagac
This window contains:
- the Dnajc30 gene encoding dnaJ homolog subfamily C member 30, mitochondrial; protein product: MAAARCLGWPLSPLWRLWQPRGLPRSSAPGLGPRGRAYSRTALYELLGVPPTATQAQIKAAYYRQSFLYHPDRNPGSTEAAERFTRISEAYLVLGSTILRRKYDRGLLRDQDLRGPGVKPSRTPPADPTPPQPPPYTPRAHGGTRTSTGDRRTMFDFDAFYQAHYGEQLERERRLRARREALRKKKEGGSNKGLRWDDTRDATFFILIFLLFAFFGSRA